The following coding sequences lie in one Chanos chanos chromosome 4, fChaCha1.1, whole genome shotgun sequence genomic window:
- the henmt1 gene encoding small RNA 2'-O-methyltransferase — MNRIFTPSLYKQRDQLVIDMVEKTKPKSVMDLGCGDCRLLKRLKFLRHGAELLVGVDIDCNVIREKMRALAPLVSDYLQPGNRPLTVELYHGSVMEREPCTRGFDLVTCIELIEHLQLAEVDTFSEVVFGYMAPVTVVVSTPNAEFNPLLPGLTGFRHVDHKFEWTRAEFRAWAYGVCWEYGYSVEFTGLGEPPDQEMDVGFCCQIGVFHKHSPTVLGREALTRRNTDVEPSVYRLMYRVVYPSLYDNNIFQRTLVNEVLYRAEFLKKLWRDRERGLPRADGNVGERLGDGAETGRNEQDGTGEAQMPYRQGSSICVPLESVWSCPRVSALCGTVQSLREGLREETRVQLTADGDAVVLAVDEDEEEDEEEEDERKDGEEDWESGEASLGALASRCGVNTVDDWDDWEAELY; from the exons ATGAATAGGATCTTCACTCCATCACTATATAAGCAGCGAGATCAGCTTGTTATTGATATGGTTGAAAAGACCAAACCCAAATCG GTCATGGATCTTGGATGTGGTGACTGCAGACTGCTTAAGAGGCTAAAATTTCTCCGCCACGGGGCAGAGTTGCTTGTAGGAGTCGATATCGACTGCAACGTCATTCGCGAGAAAAT GCGTGCACTAGCACCGCTCGTCAGTGACTACCTGCAACCTGGCAACCGACCCCTCACAGTGGAACTATACCACGGCTCCGTGATGGAGAGAGAACCGTGCACTAGAGGGTTTGATCTTGTCACATGCATCGAACT CATTGAGCACCTGCAGTTAGCCGAAGTGGACACGTTTTCAGAGGTTGTTTTTGGATACATGGCACCAGTCACAGTGGTTGTCAGCACCCCTAACGCAGAGTTTAACCCCTTGCTCCCCGGCCTGACGGGGTTCAGACACGTCGACCACAAATTTGAGTGGACGAGAGCGGAGTTTAGAGCGTG GGCCTACGGTGTTTGTTGGGAGTATGGCTACTCAGTGGAGTTCACAGGGTTAGGAGAGCCCCCCGACCAAGAGATGGATGTTGGCTTCTGTTGTCAGATTGGTGTGttccacaaacacagcccaaCTGTCTTGGGAAGAGAAGCATTGACCAGAAGGAACACAGATGTGGAGCCGTCTGTCTATAGACTG ATGTACAGAGTGGTTTATCCCAGTCTGTATGATAACAACATCTTCCAGAGAACCTTGGTGAATGAGGTGCTTTACCGGGCGGAGTTTCTGAAAAAGCTTTGGCGAGACAGAGAGCGGGGTTTACCCCGCGCCGACGGCAACGTGGGGGAACGCCTCGGAGACGGGGCAGAAACGGGGCGGAACGAGCAGGATGGTACAGGAGAGGCGCAGATGCCCTACAGGCAGGGTAGTTCCATCTGTGTGCCCCTGGAGAGCGTATGGTCCTGCCCCAGAGTGAGTGCTCTGTGTGGGACGGTCCAGAGCCTTAGAGAGGGTCTGAGGGAGGAGACACGGGTCCAACTGACGGCTGATGGAGACGCTGTCGTCCTGGCtgtggatgaggatgaggaagaggatgaggaagaggaagatgagagaAAGGACGGTGAAGAGGACTGGGAGTCTGGCGAAGCATCACTGGGAGCTCTGGCCAGTCGTTGTGGAGTGAACACTGTGGATGACTGGGACGACTGGGAAGCAGAACTTTACTAA
- the ppil6 gene encoding putative inactive peptidyl-prolyl cis-trans isomerase-like 6 has translation MASKEQIKIVGLVKEYNFQIAKGIAGGLKLRFPKSFLDPIIRPLLECEWQVYLTSQKRELKGEVWQYTGSLMCFVNGRLLGDERALSSWAEKQWEFTFHRPHALYLALAVDDYAKHLQSTGHTFVYMDIEIRGEAAGRLLFELFTDLCPKTSKNFQALCTGEAGLSQTGLMLCYKGSVFHRVVPNGWIQGGDISPAGKGNGGESIYGPTFEDESFAVSHTKRGILGMANQGCHSNSSQFYITLQPALWMDRKFVAFGQVAEGSEVLKRLEEVPTYNERPKQECRIAACGVFEP, from the exons ATGGCTTCGAAAGAACAAATAAAGATCGTCGGACTGGTGAAAGAGTACAATTTTCAAATTGCCAAAGGCATTGCTGGG GGGTTGAAACTGAGGTTTCCAAAGTCATTTTTGGATCCTATAATTCGTCCACTGCTTGAATGTGAATGGCAGGTCTATCTAACAAGTCAAAAGAGG GAGCTGAAAGGAGAGGTTTGGCAGTATACCGGGTCCCTGATGTGTTTCGTTAATGGTCGTTTGCTCGGCGACGAGAGAGCGCTCTCGAGCTGGGCAGAGAAACAATGGGAGTTCACTTTCCACCGACCGCACGCGCTGTATCTGGCCCTTGCAGTGGACGATTATGCAAAACACCTGCAAAGCACAGGA CACACATTTGTTTATATGGATATCGAAATTAGAGGAGAAGCAGCTGGCCGACTACTGTTTGAG CTGTTCACAGATCTCTGTCCGAAGACAAGTAAAAACTTCCAGGCTCTGTGCACAGGAGAGGCGGGTCTGTCTCAGACTGGTCTTATGCTGTGCTATAAAGGATCCGTATTCCACAGAGTGGTACCTAACGGCTGGATACAGGGAggag ATATTTCTCCTGCAGGGAAAGGCAACGGCGGAGAATCTATTTACGGGCCAACATTTGAAG ATGAGAGCTTTGCCGTGTCACACACCAAGAGGGGGATTCTGGGGATGGCCAACCAAGGTTGCCACAGCAACAGTTCTCAGTTCTATATCACCCTGCAGCCCGCTCTGTGGATGGACAGAAAATTCGTGGCGTTTGG ACAAGTGGCCGAAGGCTCAGAGGTCTTGAAGAGATTGGAGGAGGTGCCAACCTATAATGAAAGACCCAAACAAGAATGCAGAATCGCAGCATGTGGGGTGTTTGAACCGTAA